The following are encoded in a window of Maridesulfovibrio ferrireducens genomic DNA:
- the tpx gene encoding thiol peroxidase, which translates to MSERTGVITFKGNPLTLIGAEVKVGDKASDFSVTDNGLAPKTLADYKGKVLILSAVPSLDTPVCDMETRRFNNEAAKLGDDIAILTLSMDLPFAQARWCGAAGVEAVKTLSDHKDASFGEGYGVLIKELRLLSRAVFVVGKDGVVEYVQYLKEITEEPDYDAALAAATKLV; encoded by the coding sequence ATGAGTGAAAGAACCGGAGTAATAACTTTTAAAGGCAATCCTCTCACCCTTATCGGGGCTGAAGTTAAAGTTGGAGACAAGGCATCTGATTTCAGCGTGACTGATAACGGTTTGGCTCCCAAGACTCTTGCTGATTATAAAGGCAAGGTTTTGATCCTCAGTGCTGTTCCTTCGCTTGATACTCCTGTGTGCGATATGGAAACCCGCAGATTCAATAATGAAGCTGCAAAGCTGGGTGATGATATTGCAATCTTGACTCTCAGCATGGACCTGCCATTTGCACAGGCTCGCTGGTGCGGAGCTGCCGGAGTTGAAGCTGTTAAAACTCTTTCCGATCATAAAGACGCATCCTTCGGTGAAGGGTACGGTGTGTTGATTAAAGAACTTCGCCTGCTCAGCAGGGCCGTGTTTGTTGTGGGTAAAGACGGCGTAGTTGAATATGTTCAGTACTTGAAAGAAATCACAGAAGAACCTGATTACGACGCAGCTCTCGCTGCCGCGACTAAACTCGTTTAG
- a CDS encoding TOBE domain-containing protein, with protein sequence MKTGKLAPFKFFDVPENIKHLDTRMLDYLESGYRSWRDEAGRADRLRSRTRVFCLFLILRHTGAKLGEILKMDESKSFNFGRATVSLGVGKNKREVPLPQNVCRELKALIEGPMGMGIEGHIFHLDPGYVRRIFYDRAEACNIPRELGAPSVLRRSRAVELLRNGVPLGVMRKVLGQSSADLSAVYQDWPEGDVQNIVRRMALEESSLKTSARNTFIGHVTQIRRDGILADVEFETAENICISSVITLESLYKLDLEVGVPVSATIKAPLVAVRPLSEGKNSSARNCIRAAVTDIKKTEILAEVSGETEAGTRLCALVESWSIEEDGIKKGDKVEFSFKALSIVLHVV encoded by the coding sequence GTGAAAACAGGTAAGCTGGCTCCTTTTAAATTTTTTGATGTGCCGGAAAATATAAAACATCTTGATACGAGAATGCTCGATTATCTGGAATCAGGTTATCGCTCATGGCGGGATGAAGCAGGCCGGGCTGATCGGTTACGGTCGCGCACACGAGTCTTTTGTCTGTTTCTGATTTTGCGTCATACCGGAGCAAAGCTTGGTGAAATTCTTAAAATGGATGAAAGCAAAAGTTTTAATTTCGGTCGTGCGACAGTCTCGTTGGGAGTGGGGAAAAACAAACGTGAGGTTCCTCTTCCGCAAAACGTCTGCCGCGAGCTTAAAGCTCTCATAGAAGGCCCTATGGGTATGGGGATTGAAGGGCATATTTTTCACCTTGATCCTGGTTATGTGCGGCGTATTTTTTATGACAGGGCCGAGGCTTGTAATATTCCCCGTGAACTGGGAGCTCCAAGCGTGCTTCGTCGTTCGCGTGCGGTGGAATTGCTCAGAAACGGGGTGCCACTAGGAGTGATGCGTAAAGTGCTGGGGCAGTCTTCTGCTGATCTGTCAGCAGTTTATCAGGATTGGCCTGAAGGGGATGTGCAAAATATTGTCCGGCGTATGGCACTTGAAGAATCTTCATTAAAAACCAGCGCACGTAATACTTTTATTGGTCATGTCACGCAGATCAGGCGTGATGGAATCCTTGCTGATGTGGAATTTGAGACTGCTGAAAATATATGTATCAGTTCCGTTATTACACTTGAGAGTTTGTATAAACTTGATCTTGAAGTGGGCGTTCCTGTCTCCGCAACGATTAAAGCTCCGCTTGTGGCTGTACGTCCGTTATCCGAAGGTAAAAACTCAAGCGCGAGAAACTGTATCCGTGCGGCAGTTACCGACATAAAAAAGACTGAAATACTTGCCGAAGTTTCCGGTGAAACAGAAGCCGGAACAAGATTATGTGCGCTTGTTGAGTCATGGAGCATTGAAGAAGACGGAATAAAGAAAGGGGATAAGGTGGAGTTTAGTTTTAAAGCTTTGTCCATTGTTCTACATGTAGTTTAG
- the modA gene encoding molybdate ABC transporter substrate-binding protein, with product MKRILTLVLTVLLALPVAANAADLLIAQAANFTPAMQEIIPAFKKATGLEVQATYTSTGKLYAQITNGAPFDVFLAADEKRPKKLYAAGLAEKPFVYAKGKVVFWSLKKEIGSTPWQKAVINPDLHKIAIANIETAPYGTAAMKALQKVKLWKKVKPELVYAQSIAQAFQYAATGAADAGFCAYSSVFTTEGRKGTFTVVNEAPPVIQAACILDSSEHKDVAQKFVKFLASPEVKTIKNKYGYE from the coding sequence ATGAAACGCATTCTTACTCTGGTTCTCACAGTACTTCTGGCTCTGCCTGTCGCAGCGAATGCAGCAGACTTGCTGATCGCGCAAGCGGCCAACTTTACCCCTGCAATGCAGGAAATTATCCCCGCCTTTAAAAAGGCTACGGGCCTTGAAGTTCAGGCAACTTATACATCAACAGGAAAACTTTATGCGCAGATTACTAACGGCGCACCTTTTGATGTTTTCCTTGCAGCAGATGAAAAACGCCCGAAAAAACTTTATGCTGCCGGCCTCGCTGAAAAACCATTTGTCTACGCAAAAGGTAAAGTCGTTTTCTGGTCACTTAAAAAAGAAATAGGTTCAACACCTTGGCAGAAAGCAGTTATAAATCCCGATCTGCATAAGATTGCCATCGCGAACATTGAAACAGCTCCTTATGGGACCGCGGCAATGAAAGCTCTCCAGAAAGTAAAGCTCTGGAAAAAAGTAAAACCTGAACTCGTATACGCACAGTCAATTGCTCAAGCCTTTCAGTATGCGGCAACAGGCGCAGCGGATGCCGGATTTTGCGCCTACTCATCAGTGTTCACAACAGAAGGACGCAAAGGAACCTTTACTGTTGTAAACGAAGCTCCTCCAGTAATTCAAGCGGCCTGTATTCTCGACTCTTCCGAGCATAAAGACGTCGCTCAGAAATTCGTTAAATTCCTTGCAAGTCCCGAAGTTAAAACTATCAAAAACAAATACGGATACGAATAG
- the modB gene encoding molybdate ABC transporter permease subunit, producing the protein MDFSPLVLSVKLALATTLLIPIVAAPTAYILAFCRFRGKSLIDAIVSLPMVLPPTVLGFGLLILMGPHGPLGKLWKDATDERMVFSFSGILLASLIYNLPFAVQPMRAAFEKLDIRLLENSAVLGLSSTATFFRVVLPNSLPGLAAAAMLVFAHSLGEFGVILMVGGSIPGTTKVASIAIYEAVEAMRYQDALFMSLAIIPVSFLALLAINRINGRR; encoded by the coding sequence ATGGATTTTTCTCCGCTCGTTCTGTCTGTCAAACTGGCTCTGGCAACAACTCTGTTAATTCCGATTGTTGCAGCGCCAACGGCATACATACTGGCGTTCTGCCGATTTCGTGGAAAAAGTTTGATTGATGCGATTGTGTCTCTCCCCATGGTTCTTCCTCCAACGGTCCTTGGCTTCGGGCTCCTCATTTTGATGGGCCCGCATGGACCGCTGGGGAAACTTTGGAAAGATGCCACGGACGAACGTATGGTTTTCAGTTTTTCAGGAATTTTACTCGCTTCACTGATTTATAATCTGCCCTTTGCGGTTCAGCCCATGCGCGCTGCCTTTGAGAAGCTGGATATCAGATTGCTGGAAAACTCGGCAGTGCTGGGCCTTTCATCCACAGCGACATTCTTCCGGGTAGTCCTGCCGAACAGTTTACCCGGGCTTGCGGCGGCAGCAATGCTTGTCTTCGCACACAGTCTTGGAGAATTCGGGGTAATTCTCATGGTCGGCGGAAGCATTCCTGGCACTACAAAAGTGGCATCCATTGCAATTTATGAGGCGGTGGAGGCCATGCGATATCAGGACGCATTATTCATGTCGCTGGCAATAATTCCAGTTAGTTTTCTGGCTCTGCTTGCCATTAACCGCATCAACGGAAGGCGCTGA
- a CDS encoding ATP-binding cassette domain-containing protein, whose translation MTLHLDIRKKLANFTLDVSLSCPEGTLTAIVGPSGAGKSTLIRIISGLELPDEGTVSLGGTCWNDTSKKFHATPQKRGLGLVFQEYTLFPHLTVRKNVAFAAVDKNCVQDLLNKFGIAHIADRKPSGISGGERQRAAFCQALAREPVLLLLDEPFSALDIATRESLRRELRELKKDLNIPMIHVTHDLEEAYYLADKIFVMENGVASPQWLERQNTRRNMNFIVPNQYELVENM comes from the coding sequence ATGACTCTCCATTTAGATATTCGCAAAAAACTTGCAAACTTTACTCTGGACGTCTCACTTTCCTGTCCGGAAGGAACTCTTACCGCCATTGTCGGCCCGTCCGGAGCAGGCAAAAGCACTTTGATCAGAATCATTTCAGGCTTAGAACTTCCTGATGAAGGAACCGTTTCACTCGGAGGAACTTGCTGGAACGATACTTCAAAAAAATTCCACGCCACACCTCAAAAGAGAGGTTTAGGACTGGTTTTTCAGGAATACACCCTGTTCCCTCATCTGACGGTTCGTAAAAATGTAGCCTTTGCGGCAGTGGACAAAAACTGTGTTCAGGATCTGCTGAATAAATTCGGTATTGCCCACATTGCCGATCGCAAACCATCCGGTATTTCCGGTGGGGAAAGGCAACGAGCGGCCTTTTGTCAGGCTCTGGCGCGTGAACCGGTTTTACTGCTGCTTGATGAGCCTTTCTCGGCTCTTGATATTGCAACCCGCGAATCTTTGCGGCGTGAACTCAGGGAGCTGAAAAAAGATCTGAATATCCCCATGATTCACGTCACTCATGATCTGGAAGAGGCGTATTACCTCGCAGACAAGATATTTGTAATGGAAAACGGAGTTGCCTCCCCTCAATGGCTGGAACGGCAGAATACCCGCCGAAATATGAACTTTATCGTCCCTAATCAATATGAACTCGTGGAGAACATGTAA
- the modA gene encoding molybdate ABC transporter substrate-binding protein translates to MRINKLFLILLLILCVPAAAQAKIVIASGAGYRSLVDDLTASYIKDTGDQVERIYGNMSRVTAQARISGAVDMVIGDLDFLEKAQLDFKTTEKIGNGKLVVIFPKGSAFHGEADLLGSKVTRIALPDTKRAIYGKAALQYMRNKGIYDKIEPKLLIVATVPQAASYVIAGEVDYALINITHARKIAKSIGGFTLLDEGAYSPISIVISQLKSSTNQKECDSFLKFLKTDKAQKITVSHGM, encoded by the coding sequence ATGCGTATCAATAAATTATTTCTGATCCTTTTATTAATTCTATGCGTTCCTGCGGCAGCACAGGCAAAAATAGTGATAGCATCCGGAGCGGGCTACCGTTCGCTCGTTGACGACCTTACCGCCTCCTATATAAAAGACACCGGCGATCAAGTGGAACGCATCTACGGGAACATGTCCCGCGTTACAGCTCAGGCCCGTATCAGCGGTGCTGTTGATATGGTTATAGGAGATTTAGATTTTCTGGAAAAAGCACAACTGGATTTCAAAACCACAGAGAAAATTGGAAACGGCAAACTTGTCGTAATATTCCCTAAAGGTTCAGCTTTTCATGGTGAAGCAGATCTGCTTGGTTCTAAAGTCACCCGCATAGCTCTTCCTGACACAAAAAGGGCCATATACGGAAAAGCAGCTCTACAATATATGCGCAACAAAGGAATCTATGACAAAATTGAACCCAAACTTCTTATCGTTGCAACTGTTCCTCAGGCCGCATCATACGTTATTGCCGGAGAAGTTGATTACGCCCTGATAAACATTACCCATGCTCGCAAAATTGCTAAATCAATAGGTGGATTCACTCTCCTTGATGAAGGAGCATACTCTCCTATCAGCATTGTCATCAGCCAGTTGAAAAGTTCAACAAATCAAAAAGAATGTGACTCCTTCTTGAAATTTCTAAAGACTGATAAAGCACAGAAAATTACTGTAAGCCATGGCATGTAG